Below is a genomic region from Pleuronectes platessa chromosome 18, fPlePla1.1, whole genome shotgun sequence.
cagactcaatggcagcatctacacatctcagctcgccagcggcagccatgtttgttgaaaacgaattcaacccgagggcactgtgatgatgtggttgattacgttaccgttgatcatctgtcaatcatcgtataaagcccgccctgacaatctgattggcccggtcgggccataattttttcccaatggagcgactccagaccgaactgcccgaccaaattgttgtgggcggggctaagttcgtctggcctCCAGGCTAGGTTCTCGTCATACTGACGTTATTTAACATCTTCACTCAGAAAGACTCTTGTCTTATTGAACGATGATTTTCTTTTGTCAGTATCCCTGGTTCTGCAGTTTGTGCGTTTTACATGGACGATATCGAGAAAGTCTTCAATGGAAAATTCAAGGAGCAGAAGACCAGCGACTCATCCTGGACACCGGTTCCTGATGAGCTGGTTCCCAGACCGAGGTGAGAGCTTTGTGTCTTCAGCATAAAACAAATCATCAAATCACAGACTAAAGATCGTTGACGATCACCAAGATGATTAAAAAGAAGAACGGCACATATGActtgacatgtttttgtttttcagacctGGTGTGTGTGCAGGCGATGGTTCGGCTGCAGAATACAAGTCGTCTGTTCAGTTTCCCGATGAGACGCTAACTTTCATCAAGTCGTATCCTCTGATGGACGAAGCGGTTCCCTCGCTCAACGACCGGCCCTGCTTCACCCGCACGTCCAGCAGGTAACACGTAGGAAACAGGCCGGCATCGAACCCGGCTCGACTTGTGATGAGACACATCAACCAGTCCGTTAAATCGTTAACTTAATCATGAAGTCGTTCAGCATTTGAactcatatttatgtttatgtttatgtttgtgacaaagtttgaaatgtttcaaactatttgtcttttttttctctcaggtcCAAGTTGACTCAGATCGTTGTGGATGTTCTGGCCGGTCCCTTCAAAGACCGCACCGTCATGTTCCTCGGCTCGGACGACGGACGAGTCCTCAAGGTTCTGGCGAGTCTTCATCCCAACGACAGCTTCGGCTCCAAGCTGCTGGAAGACATCGACGTTTACAACCCGTCCAAGTGAGACTCGTGTGCTCTCGTACTGACGTCTCCGTGAGCGGCAGAATGATCTGTTTTAAGACAAAGGTattctccttccttcctgtggTTGTCCAGGTGTAACGTTCAGGgtcaggaggacaggagggttCTGGGACTGGAGCTGGATAAAGAGCATCATGCTTTGTTCGTGGCCTTCAGCAGCTGTGTGATCCGAACGCCGCTGAGTCGCTGTCCTCAACACGGGTCGTGTAGAAAGTGAGGAAACGTTTTCAGgtccagaaaaaaacacatctggatCAAACCCGAACACTCTGCACCTGAAATACAGATGTTCAGACAAACTCACTGATatgtttgttctgtaaataaaatTCCATCAATTTTAACTAAACTTAAAAATGTGAAGCTTGATTTGGAAACATAATCAATAGTGTGTGTGCCGTCGAAATTAGAGGtcgttcatcacacacacacacacacacacacacacatatacacacacatactcaatgATCAGACTGGTATTAATGAGGTTGCAACAACTGTGACTCCACAACAGACAAGTTTCTAAAAGATGCTCTtgagtggaggtgtgtgtgtgtgcgtgtgcgtgtgcatgtgcgtgtgtgtgtgtttgtgtgtgtgtttgtgtgtgtgtttgtgtgtgaagaattGTTTTCATGTTAGATACAAATTATAGTAGTATGATATATCTGTCCTGAAAGGTGCCACTGCAGGTCATCTGTTCTAAATCTCCACATGTACGTGATGACAATATCTTTTATGATTATTACATGAATGGTTCAGTccgtaggatttagtgacaccTATTGGTAAAGGTAAAAATTGCAGCTaactgaaatatatataaacacaacagaggtttttaaatgaaaggaaATGTGAAACGTTTGTGTCTGCAGAGCCTGTCTGGCCTCTCgtgacccatactgcatctgGCTGCGGACTGGGAGTTGTGCCAACATGGCGCCGGGTTTCAAGTACgtatcccccctctctctctctctctctctctctctctttctttctgtcacttCCTCGTCCATCTGACAGATAATAAAGCTCTGACAACTCTGATGATCATAAATCTGCTGCGGTGAGCCAAATGTCGTATATGTTGAAGATGTAAATCCACGATGCCTTTCACGCTGGCTGCCAAAGTAAAAAGATGAATGTGAAGACATAAGGTCAACTCATATTAAAATGCAGGCGTGAAGTGTATGTGCACAATGTGGTATAAATAGTTTGAGATCATTCAGGAGTTTGTCATAGAAACACAGGAGGAGAAATAATAATCTATAATCAATAATGACGATGctgatgatggagggatgaaaagGAGGAAAGTGTTTAGATAAAGATATTACTCTGAAACATCATGAAACTGTTGCAGCTGAAGAAAGAAGATGatagagaaaaacacatttcccaaCATTTAAAGAATGAAATGTTGATCTGAGACTTCGGCTGTGGAGATAGTTTCTccagtttctgtgtttgtaaaGTCCTGATGTGGTGAAGAAATCCTGAATCAGTCCTGTCAAACGGATCTGATGATCACCTGGTTTCCCTTCAGCTGCTAAACTCACAGGAAACTGAAGAAAACTAGAGCTGACATTTTAAACAAGAGATTAAACCGGACAGGACGAGTGCGTGTAGATACAAAATTTGACGAGAAATTAAACAAAGATATGATGCAAGAGGCAGAAAGGAAGAAGCCAAGCGAAGAcgagtgatgaagaggagagaggaagtgagatctgcgaccctaaccctaaccagagAGAAGAAAATCAACCTAAAGAAATGAAGCTGAGAAAACGTCTAAAAGATCTAAAGTGTCGGAGTTGAAGTGAAGAAGTTTCCTTGGACAGATTGAAAGATTCACATCTGTCTCGTGTCTTTATATGAAGTGACGACCGCACGTTAAAGCAGTTTGTTAAATCTTCATCGTGTTAAACTGAAACCTCCTGTTTGCACCGTCGTCTCCGTGAGCAGCTTCAGAGCCTGAATATAAATCCTGTTGTGTGACCTCATGAACGAGGCGTTCAGGTGCAGGATCTCACTCAGTTTGTCTCAGCTCGTCCcacggagacggagagagatgaGCGATGAGGAGATAAATGTTGAgccagtgagtgagtgagttggGCTGTGACAGATGAGGAGGGTTTACTGACGAGAGGAAATCATCTCATTATAGAAGACAAAAGATGATTTGTCAATATGGGCTatatgaaaaacatttgattgACAAAATACATGTTCAAATGTggaaaataattaaagacagagttgaaataaaAACCCGATGTTATCATGGCTGTCGACTGTGAACGTGTTTACTGATGAACCGCAGATTAGATCCACCACACGAGTCGCAGCTAAATAACTTAGCACAGTTTCTGCCTGGCTCCTCCCACGCACTCgccatgacatcaccacagtCCAAGTCAGTCTCATTTAAAAGTCCACAAAGTCGGGTGCTGACCGAGAAGTAGAACGTTCCTCTCTCAGTGCTCCACTCGCTGCATTCCACTGACGCTGGTCGATCACCTGCCTTATACCCGCCatggtctcccccccccccccgaggacaGCAAGCTGATGATCCAGGGGTTTGAATCAGGCCCAAGACTCTGTTGCTcggtatttttatgtttttacaacATGTTGATGTGTGTTGACAAGAAGTAAAATGACCGTTAAAGcgtttttaaaaacatgaatctataAAGACTTTAAATGAGGTCTCTTGATTCCTCTAGGACTTGTTTCTGACTCTTCTCTGGATTGTCTGAAGGTTGGAGGGAACTGTCAGTGGACGCGTTAAACAGAGTCTTAGGCGCAGACTTCATTTACTGGAGACGCGCTAACCTGAACGCAACTTAACTTTTCCTGCTGCGGAGACGCAGTGGTTGAGATTTCGTGCATAATGGCCGCCGTTTgtcactgtgtgtctcctgaTTGGTCGGGTGTCAGCCTCCTAGTCGTCTGTCCCCTCGGTCGACCTCTGTCTTCACACtgaacaatgagctggagaagaCGGATGTGACATAATGTAATTAGCGTTGTCTTGGCTCTGCCACCGTGGACACTGAGTCTGTGTCTGGTTCGATTCCCGTGTTTCCTCAGGTCGGGGTTTGAGCAGGACGTCGAGGGCGACCACTCGCTCCTCGGTGACGGCTGCCAGGGTGAGAGAACTACACATCTGATACACACATTTAACTACACAATAAGACCAATGACATCTTTTCTTGCAGTTTTTTTATCTATTAAATTTTTGCAGGTGACATTTTCGTTATGACACGAAACCAAGAGTCCGGAGTCGACTCCGCCTTCGGTAAGAAGCTCCTTTTGGTTTTTGCTTGATTTCAGCTGCAGAGAATCATGGGAGATGGAGTTGTGTAgaaaaccaacacacagagtCATGCTGCAGCGCCGGGGCTACGTTCATGCAACAATTTCTGTTCATGTAAATGATGGTGATTCTTCTGTGAACTTTACGTTAGAAATTGTTACAGGAAGTAGAGTTTTATTCCTGATGGAGAAGAAGATGATCATGATGAGACGAGAGGGTTCTGTTATAATATTGTATAATTTTTGGACATCTCCCAAAAGAATAAATTAAGATAATGGCTCTACTATATCTTGTtagggtaacacacacacacacacacacacacacacacacacacacacacacacacacacacacacacacacacacacacacacacacacacacacacacacacacacacacacattccttaggtgaagagttgaaatcaagagatatattttatgtttattattgttcacaGTTTGATTCTAAAATATAAATTTGTCTTTGACTAAATTAGAAAcagatttattggtttgactcATCCTGTGTCTCCAGGTGTTCATCGTCTTCCAGATGTGGATCAACGCGCCGCAGCTAACGTCCACTATACACTTCTGATCGCCTGCGTGTTGGTGGCTTTCTTCTTGGGTGCCATGTTGTCAGGCTTTATGATGTCATGCTACTGCGGACGCAGTGCTGCTCAGCGGGCACGGCGTCTGGGAAAAGACTCTGAGATGTCGCTGCCTCACGCTCTGTCGCTGAGATCTCTCGCCAAGCTCAACGGTCTGCTGGAGCGAGCGCCGAAGGTGAGTGGACAAGGGCGAGATGAACGAAACCTGGTTCCACCTGCTctcattcttcttctcttgttccaTCGTCCCACAGGAACACAAACTGGACGTGTCAACTCCAAAGATGGACAGCTCCTCCATCCCGAGCGGACAGCCAGGCCTGTCGCTGGGAGACCCTGAGCTCAACGGGTCGCAGGTGAGCGTTGAaataacatcttcatcaatctGTTGAAACAACGTGTCAGAGAAACTGAATCTTcttcaagaggaggaagataaatatcagtctcatgtCTGTGTTCACTACAGGTGCGAtaagcttagcttagcataaagcaAAGGGTAAACTGCTACAGGAGTCTTCAGTCATGTGACCGGGCTTTCCGATGCTAACACGTTGATGTTCAACAGGTAACAACTTCTCTTCAGTCTTTGTCGGAGACGGACGGTGAGCTGTCCGGTCTGCCCACCCCGGACTCCACCCCCCAGCTGCCCATCAAGAGCATGAAggctctgcagcagcttcagtacGAGAAGAACCAATACTTCAACAACACAGTGGCCAAAAGCCTCCAGACTGGATCCAGTCCGGGTTTCGTGGCCGTCGTCGGGAACTCGTTCACACCGCAGGTGTTCCCCCGCCCacatcaccatggcaacagtctGAGCAATGGAGCAGCCCACGGAACTTCTTCGACTTCGCTGCACCtccctgaggagagagaggtctTGAATGAGGAGCGACGTGTGACAacaagaggtggaggaggaggtgggggaggagagggaggatctGGAGGCGGAGTCTACCATCATCACCATTCGCAGCTGTCTCTTGCGCAGGCGGCGGCGAACGTGTCGGCGCTCGACGAGCTGCTGAAACACATCCACGAGGTCAGTGCGTCAGGCACCGGGGGCATCAAGGTCCTCACCTCCATCTCCTCGTCCTCGCTGCTTCCGGGGCCGTCGGCCTCGGGGGGGCAACATCATCCCGTTGATCAGGGTCACCTGACCCACCACAGccatcaccatagcaaccaccACAGCATCAACAGCCACTGTGGAGGTTGTCGTCACCACCAGCAGAAGATCCCAGAGACTGAAGGTGCATTGTACAACAGCACCGCCGCGCTGCCGAGGGACGCCCTTCACAAACGTTTGGACGCACCCTCCCAAAATTCTGCCTCCTCCTTCgccacctcctcttcttcctcctccacaccgCTCCAGCCAAAGGGGATCCCAGAGAGACTTGGAATAAGCAGTGTCTCTGTGGCACGCCACCACTCCCAACGCCACTCGCTAATCAAAATGGGCAGTGGGGGAGCTGCTGTTCCCCGTCACCACAGCTTCAACCAGCGGGGGGCGCAGCATGCTCACTTTCTAGCCAGGATGaacaccaacagcagcagcaatggCCCCCCGGCCAGAATCCACTGTGAGAGCCAGCGGCCGTTGGTCACCAGCAGCTGCCTGACGCGGCAGCACAGCTACACCGACGGGCCACACGTGCAGCGGGCGGCGATCGTCCGGAGAACGGCGTCGCTCAAACCTCAAGTCCCGCCTAAACCCTTGTTCCTGCCAAACACAGCGGCCTCAGCAACAGAGGTGGGAAAATACAACTACTGAAACTGGGAGAGGAGGTGGGGCCATGATGGTAGCTGCCGTCCTCTCTGAGTGAAACACCGACACGCTGCTGCCACATGACAAAACAAGAGCTATGATGGGACGAAGGACACAGAGGACTCATCAGTTTCCTGTAGTCCCTTATTGCTCCACTGAGACAAGGGGGCCAGCGCCGCCCCGCTGCTTCACCACTGGATCCTAACAGCTGGGCTCACAGTCATGAGCAGAACGGCGCTGAGCATCGATGAACATCCACAGGAGACATTCCAGCAGTGAAGGACATCGATGATTCAGCCCTGACGAGACAAAGAGCTGATCTACCGTCTCCGCTGAACGTTTCTCCAGGACATCGATCAAACAATTTGTgttcagagagaaaaaaacactgaaaacgtgaaaatgaaagaaaaacaaacatcattgCTTGTGAAGTTTGAAAGACTTTAATGAACCAACATGTCAacgagagaaggagaagtgagATCAAACGTGATTCATTCAATTCATTTTTGTTGAATTAGTTCAATTGATCcttaaaatcaattaaaatgactaaTTTACCTCAAACGATTTCAGTTGTCTCTTTAACCTCAGAGCAGACTTTTTCATAAATCAGCTTCAATAAACGTTTGTAaagtttgatcttttcttcaaAGCATTTTCTCTCTCCTGGTTTCTAAAGTGACGTTCTGAAGTCCAGAGACAATAGACGAAGTTGAGTCGGTTCATAAAGTTCTGCTCAatgttttttgtcttgtttaaagtaAGAAAATAAGCAATAAACATAATTTTAGGCAGTCAACACAACCGTAGTTTAACGTGTTTCATCTGAAATCAGTGATGTTCTCGTTCATAGACAGAAGATGCTGAGGGTCTCATGGGTTCTGGTCCTTAGCTCCAGGAGATGTAGGGACCTCTGGGGGCCCAGGGGCTGGGAGGGTTTGGGTGAAAGTCCTGGATCCTCTGATAAAGTCTGTTTTACATTTCATATCCTTTCTATCCAGCTGATTGGCCAATGCGGAGTGGACGGGCTGGGCTGTAAGGtctgaccatgtcctggatgtgggAGTCACTGGTAACCACTGAAGGGAGtgtgtttacacacacaaactgtaaaatatcatccGGATATGTTGTGTAGCtagtgtttgtgaagcagcagcagcaggttgtcgggtccgactcgttcaaacaggaacatccaggtgaggggcggagcctgtagagcagcaggaggcgggacatgatgtttaaactctgctgtggacagatcagtgttgttgtttacagctcgtccacaccggagtcggccctcatcaccagaagatctggaatctcctcgtgtttccaagtggacgtcttcatcttctacgtgtccggctcctcttcttcatcctgagatctttgtgttcttccagtttcacgtcacgtgttagaaacctcatccacacgtccactcgctcactgggaagcttccacacattgtcctgctggttcctcacatggactctgacatgttacacacatgttactGAGAACATCCAAACGTGTCAGAAACATGTCAGGACTTCGAATCAGGactgaaaacagtttcagtctcTGGTGTGTCCATGAGTTCCTGAAGAGTTTTTAATGTCTGAATAAATTTCAAGTGAGCAGCAGAAACTGATGGAGGCCTGAATGTCCTCAGGACTTTTCTGTACGTCTCATCCTACAAACATTTAGTTTCCTGACGGTCTTGAAGGTGAATGGATCAGACCCCGTTTCAGGATGTGAAGCATGAGATTTGAGTTTTCAGATTCAGTGTATTTAACGTTAGAAACCTTCAGTAGAAATGGTCTCAGTGTAAATAAACGCTCATGTGACTGTCAGGAAATGTCTCGTCACGGAGTGaactattttaaattaacttttttgtacagcacctttcatacaagaAAAGCAGCTCGAAGTGCTTTAAATACAATATAGATGATAAATGTAAAACCATGTAACTCGTAATGAGAGTTGTAAGATCTAGTTAAAGTCTGAAGTAAAGAGAAATATCTTAGGTTTTCTTTCAAAGACGTTTACTGAACAAACTTCTCAGATATCGAGTCTGTTCCTCAACTTTAAAAGGTGCATCAGAGATTTTATCTGGGAAcatctgctgcagatgttctcagTGTTCTAGAGGGAACAGTTCACTCGAGGCAGCTGTGGTTCTGTTAaagttaaaatcataaatgtgactcagagaaaataaaatcgTTATTGATCACAGGCtttaataaacaaacactgatgagtgttttaatgtttaattatttctgTTATAAAAATAAGAATCTGTGTCTTGGTCCatgttaataaatataaaaaactttaGATTTATTTACATGTCAAACGTGGTCCACACTGATTGAAGAGGAGAAATGATGAGATGTTCAGTTTTCAGTCTCCAAGTTTGAATAGAGGCTTCTCCTCTGAATCGCTCCAGCGTGTGTGCGAATGTGTCGCTTGTAGTTCGAGTTGTCGCTGAACCTGCGGCCGCACTCGTCGCAGCAGTACGGCTTCTCGCCCGTGTGGATCCTCAGGTGCTTCTGATAACCGTCGAACCGCGTCAGCCTCTTCCCGCAAATGTCACACGTGTACGACTTGTCCACTTTGCTGTCGACGCTCCGGTGCACCTGCACGTGTTTGGCCCAGTGGCCGCGCTGAGCGAAGGCTCGGCCACAGATGGTGCAGATGTACGAGTCCACCACCTCGGACAGAGGAGCGTCCAGCTCCGGCTGAGTCAAGCTCAGATTTTCATCCTCTACTGACGTCCCTTGCCGagggtcctcctcctcctcctcctcctcctcctcctgtctctggaACATTGACGAAGTCGTGTGGTTGTTGACCTCCTCCTCGGTTCCGTCACTCTGGAACAGCTTCACGTCATTCTGCTCCATCGTCTGCTGCGTCTCCTCCTGCTGAGTGGACCAcgactcctcgtcctcctctttgaTCTGAGGAGACTTCATCTCGTTCAGGTCGACACTGAACCTCCAGTCCTGCTGCTCACAaagagctgaggagaaggaggaggagaagaccaagacacaaagaagaagaagaagaaagaggagaagaagaaattgATTTAGTCAGTTTGCAACATCAATATTAGAAACAACAGTCATTGATGTTAAAATGCGTCCGGGCTCACTCTCCGGTAAGGAGCGACAGAACGGACACTTCCACTCACCTCCGCCGCTGAGCTGCACCGCGACCCGGGGCTTCCTGCTCAGatccagcagcctcctctggcggtCGATCTCCCGCTTGGAGCGGGAGATCTCCTCCTCGTACTCCGCGATGGTTCTCCCGAACACTCGGAAGATTTCCTCCGCGGCCGCGCTGAGTCGCTGCGTGATGAGCAGCTGCAACATCTGGATCTTCGACATGTTTACCTCTCACACTTCCGGGTTCATGTCCCTGCGCATGCTCAGTGTGCAGCTGGGATGCGTCACTGCCTcctgctggaggagcagagctgctACATCACAACgtctttgactttttatttaagaaaatatttttttactatgatatatattgatatatattaatataatgtgttaagtTACATGAAATGAAAGATGAGCTGTTTTATGTGCATGTTTCATTGATGATAAATGTTAAACTGCATCAGTGGCAGATTTTTATTCAgagtgttttcatattttttattgttaaatgaTGAAGGGTGAAGTTCTCTGAACTTTGaagtaaaagtatttaaaactgCAGTAACTGATtctatctttatttttaaacatgacAAAATGTTTACTCtcaaatgttgtcttttaaaataatgtttgtgcattttaaatctTATTCCCTTTCTCCATTTTGATATTGTCAGCTTCTCCATGTTCAGAGCTGTGACACGTGTCACATGTCAAGGTTCATGTCGGGCTGAGGCCTCTCCTCTGACACAAGGTGTTTCTGGAAGCAGGACAGGAGCCCCAGTACGGCCGCTGAGCGGACTGGTCCACTCAGCGGACTGGTCCACTCAGCGGACTGGTCCGCAGGTTCACCGTCAGGTTTCCCTTCTCAGTACGAGCAGCTGAACGGCTTCTCGCCCGTGTGGCTGCGGACGTGCTGCACCAGTGTCGCCCTCCGGCCGAAGCTCTGTCCGCAGACATGACAGCTGAACAGCGGTGGGAGTGACACTTcgtcctgctgctgtggtgacctttgacctgtggaCTCCTCTGGTCTCCGGTACTCTTTGCTGTCCTCTGTGTCAGAGTCAGAGGCTCCGTCACCAGATTCTCCACCTTCAGCTTCACATTCAATGAGCGGGCCCGAGGCTCGGGGCCCCTCCTCAGCACCATCGGTCTGAACCAGCTGTCCCAGCTGCTGGTCAGGACACGCTTTGATCCATGAGGGGGCGCACTGAGGGTCTAAGGAGCAGaacaaccaatcaatcaaactgACTCATCATGGAACCAGGAAGTGACGTCAGAAGGTTTGATCACTGAAGGAAGTCAATGGTCAGTTACCATGGCAGCAGCATCAGCTAATCCACATTAGCAGGAgagataacaataataataataataataataataataataataataaccgcCGGTTCTTTGACCCGGGTTAAGTCCTGACCTGCTGCCCAGATCCATGCGCCCTCCTCGGACTTCAGTccgtccagctgctgctgctggcggtCGATCTGCTCCCGGTACCGGGCCAGGGTTCTACCGAACACCGCCACGATGTCTTCGACCACCGCCGCGAGCCGCTGGTTCACGAATATCCGCAGAGTCTCCATCTCCGACAGGTCCGCGGCTCCGGGATCTCGGGGCGGAGAGCCGCGGGTCGGCGTGGAGGTGATCCGGTCCCCGGACATGTATCCATCCA
It encodes:
- the LOC128462081 gene encoding semaphorin-6D, giving the protein MSPFDWSSPWRALPLMPLLILTSCFLSEAASSTNFPKDLEPISLVVSDQSHHYPSFQGLLQDNETLRLGLDFQRMLRLNHMLYIAARDHVFAVNLTMAADQLIPQLKLTWKSEDVSKCTVRGKNSDECYNYVKVLVPRNDETLFTCGTNAFLPTCRNYKMTSLDRVGEDVLGQARCPFESHQSNVGLFAGGDFYSATMTDFLASDAVIYRSLGDDRPVLRTVKYDSKWLREPHFLHAIDYGNYVYFFLSEMAVEYTALGKVVFSRVARVCKNDNGGSPRVLERYWTSFLKARLNCSVPGDSFFYFDVLQSLTNVLQINQRPAVVGVFTTQANSIPGSAVCAFYMDDIEKVFNGKFKEQKTSDSSWTPVPDELVPRPRPGVCAGDGSAAEYKSSVQFPDETLTFIKSYPLMDEAVPSLNDRPCFTRTSSRSKLTQIVVDVLAGPFKDRTVMFLGSDDGRVLKVLASLHPNDSFGSKLLEDIDVYNPSKCNVQGQEDRRVLGLELDKEHHALFVAFSSCVIRTPLSRCPQHGSCRKACLASRDPYCIWLRTGSCANMAPGFKSGFEQDVEGDHSLLGDGCQGDIFVMTRNQESGVDSAFGVHRLPDVDQRAAANVHYTLLIACVLVAFFLGAMLSGFMMSCYCGRSAAQRARRLGKDSEMSLPHALSLRSLAKLNGLLERAPKEHKLDVSTPKMDSSSIPSGQPGLSLGDPELNGSQSLSETDGELSGLPTPDSTPQLPIKSMKALQQLQYEKNQYFNNTVAKSLQTGSSPGFVAVVGNSFTPQVFPRPHHHGNSLSNGAAHGTSSTSLHLPEEREVLNEERRVTTRGGGGGGGGEGGSGGGVYHHHHSQLSLAQAAANVSALDELLKHIHEVSASGTGGIKVLTSISSSSLLPGPSASGGQHHPVDQGHLTHHSHHHSNHHSINSHCGGCRHHQQKIPETEGALYNSTAALPRDALHKRLDAPSQNSASSFATSSSSSSTPLQPKGIPERLGISSVSVARHHSQRHSLIKMGSGGAAVPRHHSFNQRGAQHAHFLARMNTNSSSNGPPARIHCESQRPLVTSSCLTRQHSYTDGPHVQRAAIVRRTASLKPQVPPKPLFLPNTAASATEVGKYNY
- the LOC128462094 gene encoding zinc finger protein 585B yields the protein MSKIQMLQLLITQRLSAAAEEIFRVFGRTIAEYEEEISRSKREIDRQRRLLDLSRKPRVAVQLSGGALCEQQDWRFSVDLNEMKSPQIKEEDEESWSTQQEETQQTMEQNDVKLFQSDGTEEEVNNHTTSSMFQRQEEEEEEEEEDPRQGTSVEDENLSLTQPELDAPLSEVVDSYICTICGRAFAQRGHWAKHVQVHRSVDSKVDKSYTCDICGKRLTRFDGYQKHLRIHTGEKPYCCDECGRRFSDNSNYKRHIRTHAGAIQRRSLYSNLETEN
- the LOC128462099 gene encoding Krueppel-like factor 13 produces the protein MSGDRITSTPTRGSPPRDPGAADLSEMETLRIFVNQRLAAVVEDIVAVFGRTLARYREQIDRQQQQLDGLKSEEGAWIWAADPQCAPSWIKACPDQQLGQLVQTDGAEEGPRASGPLIECEAEGGESGDGASDSDTEDSKEYRRPEESTGQRSPQQQDEVSLPPLFSCHVCGQSFGRRATLVQHVRSHTGEKPFSCSY